One Fontisphaera persica DNA window includes the following coding sequences:
- the flgL gene encoding flagellar hook-associated protein FlgL yields the protein MRVTANTFANDLVVHLGRLTQRQNLLQTQAATGQRIRNPSDDPDGMGRVLDLQQEGRTLSQYQRNISLLKEGAQVSFTVFQGLKRISDRAGEIAVLAGGVRSREEMQAYATELDELIKQAVQLANTRHRDDYLFGGTRTQTPPFEAQYDANGNVISVAYQGNADVREVEIAEGLALPAQTPGVNTGGSGPRGLLADSRTGADFFAHLVALRDHLKAGDSQSIQTTDIPRLKDDEENFIYHLAANGVMQARLDTANNLARTRLEGVEKLVSQEADADLAQTLVRLNTTQTAYMAALQTGGMVLRQSLLDYLR from the coding sequence ATGCGCGTTACCGCCAATACCTTTGCCAATGATTTAGTGGTGCATCTGGGCCGCTTGACCCAGCGCCAGAATCTGCTGCAAACCCAGGCCGCCACCGGCCAGCGCATCCGCAACCCCTCCGATGACCCCGATGGCATGGGGCGCGTGCTGGACTTGCAGCAGGAAGGCCGCACTTTGTCTCAATATCAGCGCAATATCAGCCTGCTCAAGGAAGGCGCCCAAGTATCCTTCACCGTCTTTCAAGGCCTGAAACGCATCAGTGACCGCGCCGGCGAGATTGCCGTGCTCGCTGGCGGTGTGCGCTCCCGCGAGGAAATGCAGGCCTATGCCACCGAGTTGGATGAATTGATTAAGCAGGCGGTGCAACTGGCCAACACCCGCCATCGCGATGATTACTTATTCGGCGGCACCCGCACCCAGACCCCGCCCTTCGAGGCACAATACGATGCCAACGGCAATGTCATCAGCGTGGCCTACCAGGGAAACGCCGACGTGCGCGAGGTGGAGATTGCCGAAGGACTGGCGTTGCCGGCCCAAACACCGGGCGTGAACACCGGCGGCAGCGGGCCGCGCGGGCTTCTGGCCGACAGCCGCACCGGGGCCGATTTCTTTGCGCACTTGGTGGCTTTGCGAGACCACTTGAAGGCGGGCGACAGCCAGAGCATCCAAACCACTGACATTCCCAGGCTCAAGGATGACGAGGAAAATTTCATTTACCACCTCGCCGCCAACGGCGTCATGCAGGCACGGCTCGACACCGCCAACAACCTGGCGCGCACCCGTCTGGAAGGCGTCGAAAAGCTGGTGTCCCAGGAAGCCGATGCCGATTTGGCGCAAACACTGGTGCGGTTGAACACCACCCAGACAGCTTACATGGCCGCCCTCCAAACCGGCGGCATGGTCCTCCGTCAATCCCTCCTGGACTACCTGCGCTGA
- the flgK gene encoding flagellar hook-associated protein FlgK has product MLGLFGTLDMGARSLQNQLTGIEVTGHNLANVNNPAYARQRVRFQTNTTIPTPLGPQGTGAQVVAITQLRNALLDRQLINEAGLSAYWQTQQQLLEQAETSLGQQLDRQAGSVSAAGTSGISGQMGLAENLSDLFNAFQSVAAQPASLEERQVLVQKAQALAEQFNRLAGRLTGLQSTIQQQLQDEAAAVNRLTAEIAALNHQIARTELSAKGPANDLRDLRQEKLEELGKYLNLEAVEDETGQVNVSVNGVMLVDGQQVALPLEIYDAGQGQWQVRTSDGQPLPLSSGSLAGLIETRDGPLADALTRLNQLAGALIAAVNTAHGAGFDLEGNTGLDFFEGTDAATIRLNEVLAQNPSRFQAAGVAGALGDNQTALALARLAVTAQPALGHQTFQQFYHQTVTNLGEALAQANRQVKNQEAVEQMLRRQRDAVSGVSLDEEMTEMVKFQKAFQASARLVSTVDELLETVISMKR; this is encoded by the coding sequence ATGCTGGGCTTGTTTGGCACCTTGGACATGGGCGCGCGGTCACTGCAAAACCAGTTGACCGGCATCGAAGTCACTGGTCACAACCTGGCCAACGTCAACAACCCCGCCTACGCCCGGCAGCGGGTGCGCTTCCAGACCAACACCACCATCCCCACGCCCCTGGGACCGCAAGGCACCGGCGCCCAGGTGGTGGCCATCACTCAATTGCGCAACGCCCTGCTGGACCGCCAGCTCATCAACGAGGCGGGCCTCAGCGCCTACTGGCAAACCCAGCAACAGCTCCTGGAACAGGCTGAAACTTCCCTCGGCCAGCAGCTTGACCGCCAGGCCGGCAGCGTCAGCGCCGCCGGCACCAGCGGCATCAGCGGGCAGATGGGCCTGGCAGAAAACCTGAGCGACCTCTTCAATGCCTTCCAGAGCGTGGCCGCCCAGCCCGCCAGTCTGGAAGAGCGGCAGGTGCTCGTGCAAAAGGCGCAAGCCTTGGCCGAGCAGTTTAACCGCCTGGCCGGACGCCTCACCGGTTTGCAATCCACCATCCAACAGCAATTGCAGGACGAAGCGGCCGCCGTCAACCGTCTCACCGCCGAGATTGCTGCGTTGAATCATCAAATTGCCCGCACCGAACTTTCCGCCAAAGGGCCGGCCAATGACCTGCGCGATTTGCGGCAGGAGAAGCTGGAGGAGCTGGGTAAATACCTGAATCTGGAGGCGGTGGAAGACGAAACTGGCCAGGTCAACGTTTCCGTTAATGGCGTCATGCTGGTGGACGGCCAGCAGGTGGCTTTGCCCCTGGAGATTTACGATGCCGGCCAGGGCCAGTGGCAGGTGCGGACCTCCGACGGCCAGCCCCTCCCGTTGTCCAGCGGCTCACTGGCAGGACTCATCGAAACCCGCGACGGCCCCCTGGCAGACGCCTTGACTCGCCTCAACCAGTTGGCAGGGGCGCTGATTGCCGCAGTGAACACCGCCCACGGCGCCGGTTTTGACCTGGAGGGCAACACTGGACTGGACTTCTTTGAGGGCACCGATGCCGCCACCATCCGCTTGAATGAGGTGTTGGCGCAGAATCCAAGCCGTTTCCAGGCGGCAGGCGTGGCCGGCGCCCTCGGCGATAACCAAACCGCTCTGGCCCTGGCACGGTTGGCGGTAACCGCGCAGCCTGCTCTGGGCCATCAAACCTTCCAGCAATTTTACCATCAGACCGTGACCAACCTGGGCGAAGCCCTCGCGCAAGCCAATCGCCAGGTGAAAAATCAGGAGGCAGTCGAGCAAATGTTGCGCCGCCAGCGCGACGCTGTCAGCGGAGTTTCCTTGGACGAAGAAATGACCGAGATGGTCAAATTCCAAAAAGCTTTCCAGGCCTCGGCGCGGCTGGTGAGCACGGTGGATGAATTATTGGAGACCGTCATCAGTATGAAACGTTAA
- a CDS encoding flagellar protein FlgN produces the protein MREHLEALVAALRAELTQYGELLALLDQQQEQVMAREADETLRLAAAINHQSSLVRQAREHREQCRRQLARALGLPGDPTLTGLLPHLPEEYQLLIQALVDENNRLLVRVQQRARQNHLLLARTVELMRKFIESLFPSGSTPVYDQSGRVGAGLPGTSLYEAVG, from the coding sequence ATGAGGGAGCATCTTGAAGCCTTGGTGGCCGCTTTGCGTGCCGAGTTGACCCAATATGGCGAGCTGCTGGCGCTGTTGGACCAGCAGCAGGAGCAGGTCATGGCACGGGAGGCCGATGAAACCTTGCGCCTGGCCGCCGCCATCAATCACCAGAGCAGCCTGGTCCGCCAGGCCCGCGAGCATCGCGAACAATGCCGCCGCCAACTGGCACGCGCGCTGGGGTTGCCGGGGGACCCCACCCTGACCGGCCTGTTGCCGCACCTGCCCGAAGAATACCAGTTGTTAATTCAGGCCTTGGTGGACGAAAACAACCGGCTCCTGGTGCGGGTGCAACAGCGGGCCCGCCAGAACCACCTGCTCCTGGCGCGCACCGTGGAGCTGATGCGCAAATTCATTGAGTCGCTGTTTCCTTCCGGTAGCACTCCGGTGTACGACCAGAGCGGGCGGGTGGGGGCGGGCTTGCCGGGCACCTCCTTGTACGAAGCTGTCGGCTAA
- a CDS encoding rod-binding protein, with protein MIAPVPPLNAAASRPLSPEELSCRPQPEDAARRAEAARQFEAMLVRQILTEAQKPVFRSSLVKDSTASAIYRDQLTAQLADAVTQGGGLGLARALLEQWQTPPAPAERRPLTHEGAS; from the coding sequence ATGATTGCCCCCGTGCCCCCCCTCAATGCCGCTGCTTCCCGCCCGCTCTCGCCGGAGGAACTGAGCTGCCGGCCGCAACCGGAAGATGCCGCGCGGCGCGCCGAGGCCGCCCGTCAATTTGAAGCCATGCTGGTGCGGCAAATCCTCACTGAAGCCCAGAAACCTGTGTTCCGCAGCAGCCTGGTCAAGGATTCCACTGCCTCTGCCATTTACCGGGACCAGCTCACGGCCCAACTGGCCGATGCCGTCACCCAGGGTGGCGGCTTGGGTTTGGCCCGGGCTCTTTTGGAACAATGGCAGACACCACCCGCGCCGGCCGAGCGCCGGCCTTTGACACATGAGGGAGCATCTTGA
- a CDS encoding flagellar basal body P-ring protein FlgI → MMCFPDSSKPWRAWLGAGMALLLSLPAFAAGVRVKDLVMVAGARENQLVGYGLVTGVANDGDKNPTYTLQTVANMLQRFGVQVPPSTLSSKNVAVVLVTADIPAFAKPGMRLDVLVSSMGDAKTIQGGVLLQTPLLGADGRVYAVAQGAISIGGFVGGTGGAGGASVQKNHPTVGQIIGGALVEKEIPATIVQNQCVELLLRQPDFTSSARLAAAINEKYPNSAVPLDATSVRVKLPAGAEKTPVDFLARLEALEVAPDVPARIVINERTGTIVANARVQISACAISHGNLTITIASSPEASQPGPLSSGTTVVLPRTETTVTENKSSLVALPEMPTIEKVAASLNALGVTPRDMMAIFQAMKQAGALQAELIIR, encoded by the coding sequence ATGATGTGCTTTCCTGACTCCAGCAAACCGTGGCGCGCCTGGCTGGGCGCCGGCATGGCCCTGCTGCTTTCGCTGCCGGCTTTCGCCGCCGGCGTGCGCGTCAAGGATTTGGTCATGGTGGCGGGTGCGCGGGAAAACCAACTGGTGGGTTATGGCCTGGTGACGGGCGTGGCCAATGACGGCGACAAAAACCCCACCTACACCTTGCAAACCGTGGCCAACATGCTTCAGCGCTTTGGCGTGCAGGTGCCCCCCTCCACCTTGTCGTCCAAAAATGTCGCCGTCGTCCTTGTCACGGCGGATATTCCGGCTTTCGCCAAACCGGGCATGCGCCTGGATGTTCTTGTATCGTCCATGGGCGACGCCAAAACCATTCAAGGCGGTGTGCTCCTCCAGACCCCCCTGTTGGGCGCCGACGGCCGGGTTTATGCCGTGGCGCAGGGGGCCATTTCCATCGGGGGATTTGTTGGTGGCACGGGCGGCGCTGGCGGCGCCAGCGTCCAGAAAAATCATCCCACCGTAGGCCAGATTATTGGCGGCGCGCTCGTGGAAAAGGAAATTCCGGCCACCATTGTCCAAAACCAGTGCGTGGAATTGCTCCTCCGGCAGCCCGATTTTACTTCGTCCGCCCGTCTGGCGGCGGCCATCAACGAGAAATACCCCAACAGCGCTGTCCCGCTGGATGCCACTTCGGTGCGGGTGAAACTGCCGGCGGGCGCGGAAAAAACGCCGGTGGATTTCCTGGCTCGTCTCGAGGCCCTCGAAGTGGCGCCGGATGTGCCCGCCCGCATTGTCATCAATGAACGCACCGGCACCATTGTGGCCAATGCCCGCGTCCAGATTTCCGCCTGCGCCATCTCCCACGGCAACCTGACCATTACCATCGCCTCCTCTCCCGAAGCCTCCCAGCCGGGGCCGTTAAGCAGCGGCACCACCGTGGTCCTCCCGCGCACCGAAACCACCGTCACCGAAAACAAATCCAGCCTGGTGGCCCTGCCCGAAATGCCCACCATCGAAAAAGTCGCGGCCAGCTTGAATGCGCTGGGGGTGACGCCGCGCGACATGATGGCGATATTTCAGGCCATGAAACAGGCCGGCGCCTTGCAGGCCGAACTCATCATTCGCTGA
- a CDS encoding flagellar basal body L-ring protein FlgH: protein MFSKLAPLAVAVAVCGGFSAGADSLWDEESSRSMFADKRASAVGDILTIVVQENNAASKEATTKTAKKSGVDASIQNFLYGPAASGLLTKGGQYPALKFSAKNDFEGGGQINNSEKITARIAVRVVDVLPNKNLVVEGRRQTSFSGEVQDVVLRGVVRAEDVTANNTVFSYQVADATITILSKGSVSNTQKKGWFTRVWDKISPF from the coding sequence TTGTTCTCTAAACTGGCCCCCCTGGCGGTGGCGGTGGCGGTCTGCGGCGGTTTCTCCGCCGGCGCGGACTCGCTGTGGGACGAGGAATCTTCCCGCAGCATGTTTGCCGACAAACGGGCCAGCGCCGTGGGCGACATTCTCACCATTGTGGTGCAGGAAAACAACGCCGCCTCCAAGGAAGCCACCACCAAGACCGCCAAAAAAAGCGGTGTGGACGCGAGCATCCAGAATTTTCTCTATGGGCCGGCGGCCAGTGGCTTGTTAACCAAGGGCGGCCAATACCCGGCACTGAAGTTCAGCGCCAAGAATGACTTCGAAGGCGGCGGCCAAATCAATAACAGCGAGAAAATCACCGCCCGCATCGCCGTCCGGGTGGTGGACGTGCTGCCCAACAAAAACCTGGTGGTGGAAGGCCGGCGCCAGACGTCGTTCTCCGGCGAGGTGCAGGATGTGGTCCTGCGCGGGGTGGTGCGGGCCGAGGATGTCACCGCCAACAACACCGTCTTCAGCTATCAGGTGGCCGATGCCACCATCACCATTTTGTCCAAAGGCTCGGTTTCCAACACCCAGAAAAAAGGCTGGTTCACTCGCGTGTGGGATAAAATCAGCCCCTTCTGA
- the flgA gene encoding flagellar basal body P-ring formation chaperone FlgA, translating into MIRFALIPFWREAGCAAARGGARLAGVARALLHRALLFGGLAAFSLLGGEPPSFSLLPAVAVERSGVFLHQLLATPAPEVPTNLWLLPAPAPGKPWRLSRADLSALLLTNAPTLAAAQWTGAPAVVISRRVRALSEAEVAALLREPLSREFQCRPEDLELKVARLPVPVLAPDEPLTLKVVELPATGPSASFLLRFELRGDTEAFGVWQAAVQARVWKEVYVTAAPLKRGQTLDRQAVTLERRDVLLLREACDTLPAEPELLEVTENLPAGVPLLRRALRLKPVVNRGQLVRGVVQEGALSIALKVEVLEDGAPGQWIRVRNPQSKRELRGKVQDEQTILIVL; encoded by the coding sequence ATGATCCGTTTTGCCCTCATTCCTTTCTGGCGGGAAGCCGGCTGCGCAGCCGCTCGCGGCGGCGCGCGGCTGGCCGGGGTTGCCCGTGCCCTCCTCCACCGCGCCCTCCTGTTTGGGGGGCTGGCCGCCTTCTCCCTCCTGGGCGGCGAGCCCCCCAGCTTTTCGCTGCTGCCCGCGGTGGCGGTGGAGCGTTCCGGAGTGTTCCTGCATCAACTGCTGGCAACTCCCGCCCCTGAAGTGCCCACCAATCTCTGGCTGCTGCCCGCCCCGGCGCCCGGAAAACCATGGCGCTTGAGCCGGGCGGATTTGAGCGCGCTACTCTTGACCAATGCCCCCACCCTGGCCGCGGCCCAATGGACGGGCGCGCCGGCGGTGGTCATCAGCCGACGCGTGCGGGCCTTGTCCGAAGCGGAAGTCGCGGCGCTGCTGCGCGAGCCGCTCAGCCGCGAGTTTCAATGCCGGCCCGAAGATTTGGAGCTGAAAGTGGCCCGTTTGCCGGTGCCGGTGCTGGCGCCGGACGAGCCCCTGACGCTGAAGGTGGTGGAGCTGCCGGCCACGGGGCCGTCGGCCTCGTTCCTCTTGCGATTTGAATTGCGCGGGGACACCGAGGCGTTTGGCGTGTGGCAGGCGGCGGTGCAGGCGCGGGTATGGAAAGAGGTTTACGTAACCGCCGCCCCTCTCAAGCGCGGCCAGACCCTCGACCGCCAGGCCGTGACGCTGGAGCGGCGCGATGTGTTGCTGCTGCGCGAGGCCTGCGACACCCTGCCAGCCGAGCCGGAATTGCTGGAGGTTACCGAAAACCTGCCGGCGGGCGTGCCTTTGCTGCGCCGCGCCCTCCGGCTCAAGCCGGTGGTCAACCGGGGGCAGTTGGTGCGGGGGGTGGTGCAAGAGGGCGCCCTCTCCATCGCCCTCAAGGTGGAAGTCCTCGAAGACGGCGCGCCCGGCCAATGGATTCGCGTGCGAAACCCTCAAAGCAAGCGCGAGCTGCGCGGAAAGGTGCAAGATGAACAAACCATTCTCATTGTTCTCTAA
- the flgG gene encoding flagellar basal-body rod protein FlgG codes for MLRALYSSAAGMQSQQLNLDVIANNLANVNTTGFKKSKVEFQDLLYQTTRAPGSETGGGNMLPTGLQVGHGARAVATSKVFTNGELTQTGERLDVAIQGDGFFEIQMPDGTRAYTRDGAFKTGPDGRVTTSDGLVVLGGFQPIPTGTTGISISANGEVTLTGANGTQTFRVQLVRFANPAGLESLGRNLYRETQASGTPELGNPGENGFGTLAQGFLEMSNVKVVEEMVNLILAQRAYEINARAVQAADEMMQISNNLRR; via the coding sequence ATGTTGCGCGCGTTATATTCTTCGGCGGCCGGGATGCAATCCCAGCAGTTAAACCTGGATGTGATTGCCAACAACCTGGCCAACGTGAACACCACCGGCTTCAAGAAAAGCAAGGTGGAGTTTCAGGATTTGCTGTATCAGACCACGCGCGCGCCGGGCAGCGAGACCGGCGGCGGCAACATGCTGCCTACCGGCTTGCAGGTCGGACATGGCGCGCGCGCCGTGGCCACATCCAAGGTGTTCACCAATGGCGAGTTGACACAGACCGGCGAGCGGCTGGATGTGGCGATTCAGGGGGACGGTTTCTTTGAAATCCAGATGCCGGACGGCACTCGCGCCTACACCCGCGACGGCGCCTTCAAAACCGGCCCGGACGGCCGGGTCACCACCAGTGATGGGTTGGTGGTGCTGGGCGGTTTTCAGCCGATTCCCACCGGCACCACCGGCATCAGCATTTCCGCCAATGGCGAGGTCACCCTCACCGGCGCCAACGGCACCCAGACGTTTCGCGTGCAGTTGGTGCGCTTTGCCAACCCCGCCGGGCTCGAAAGCCTCGGCCGCAACTTGTACCGCGAGACCCAGGCCAGCGGCACCCCCGAGCTGGGCAATCCGGGCGAAAATGGGTTTGGCACTCTCGCCCAGGGTTTTCTGGAAATGTCCAACGTCAAGGTGGTGGAGGAGATGGTCAATCTGATCCTGGCCCAGCGGGCGTATGAAATCAATGCGCGCGCAGTGCAGGCGGCGGATGAGATGATGCAGATCAGCAACAATTTGCGGCGTTAA
- a CDS encoding flagellar hook-basal body protein encodes MNVSLYQASAAMNAATRWQELIAENLAGAPVTGYKKRELSTEAVQAGLMLPGNQPAPVFLLPHATSELNLQQGELRRTGVATDVAIEGPGFFEVQMPNGSPAYTRNGEFRLTAQGQLITKGGQPVMGETGPIQIDTASGEPVTITASGEVSQGGVVRGKLKVVEFDQPHLLTPAGAGLFTAQNPQLQARPAAVSTVCQGFLEASNISPTLEMANLIVAMRQFETAQRVIQMQDERMGRTIAELSGNG; translated from the coding sequence ATGAATGTCAGTCTTTACCAGGCTTCTGCCGCGATGAACGCCGCCACCCGCTGGCAAGAGTTAATCGCCGAGAACCTGGCGGGCGCGCCGGTGACCGGTTACAAAAAGCGCGAGCTGAGCACCGAGGCCGTGCAGGCGGGTTTGATGCTTCCCGGCAACCAGCCAGCGCCGGTGTTTTTGCTGCCGCACGCCACTTCGGAGTTAAATTTGCAGCAGGGGGAGCTGCGCCGCACGGGCGTGGCCACCGATGTGGCGATTGAAGGGCCGGGATTCTTTGAAGTGCAGATGCCCAACGGCAGCCCGGCTTACACGCGCAATGGTGAATTTCGCCTCACGGCCCAAGGCCAGCTCATCACCAAGGGCGGCCAGCCAGTGATGGGGGAAACCGGGCCCATCCAGATTGACACCGCTTCCGGTGAACCGGTGACCATTACCGCTTCCGGCGAAGTCAGCCAGGGCGGCGTGGTGCGGGGGAAATTGAAGGTGGTGGAGTTCGACCAGCCGCACCTGCTGACGCCCGCGGGCGCGGGTCTGTTCACAGCGCAAAATCCCCAGCTTCAGGCGCGGCCGGCGGCCGTTTCGACGGTATGCCAGGGCTTTCTGGAAGCTTCCAACATTTCACCCACGCTGGAAATGGCGAATTTGATTGTGGCCATGCGCCAGTTTGAAACCGCCCAGCGGGTGATTCAAATGCAGGATGAACGCATGGGACGGACGATTGCTGAGTTGTCCGGCAATGGCTGA
- a CDS encoding flagellar motor protein MotB, which translates to MARKHGSHGGSWKVAYADFVTAMMALFLVLWLSSQDQKIKEAIARSFRNPFMSVTKESTGIIPNKEYHSVKAESGKFDAASAVELNMLRRLNEDLLKALNTQEPEEEQTVRIELTPDGLRISVFDRARKPVFQPHSDQFTSYGAWVFSTLAWQIARYRGFNVELEGHTEKVATPPPHAPDPWELTSGRANTARRELVKHGVQPDQIKKVAGYADTVPMPGMAPEDEVNRRVSVMLRVSNK; encoded by the coding sequence ATGGCGCGCAAACACGGTTCGCACGGTGGCTCGTGGAAGGTGGCCTACGCGGACTTCGTCACCGCCATGATGGCCTTGTTTCTGGTGTTGTGGCTCAGCTCGCAGGACCAGAAAATCAAGGAAGCCATTGCCCGCAGTTTCCGCAACCCCTTCATGTCGGTGACCAAGGAGTCCACCGGCATCATCCCCAACAAGGAATACCATTCCGTCAAGGCCGAGAGCGGAAAGTTCGATGCTGCCTCCGCCGTCGAGCTCAACATGCTACGCCGGTTGAATGAGGATTTGCTCAAGGCGCTCAATACGCAGGAGCCGGAGGAGGAGCAGACCGTGCGCATCGAGCTGACGCCGGACGGCTTGCGCATCAGCGTGTTTGATCGCGCCCGCAAGCCGGTGTTCCAGCCGCATTCGGATCAATTTACCTCCTACGGCGCCTGGGTCTTCAGCACGCTGGCATGGCAAATAGCCCGGTATCGCGGTTTTAATGTGGAATTGGAGGGCCATACCGAAAAAGTGGCCACTCCGCCGCCCCATGCGCCGGACCCCTGGGAACTGACCAGCGGCCGCGCCAACACCGCCCGCCGCGAGCTGGTGAAGCACGGCGTGCAGCCGGACCAGATTAAGAAGGTGGCCGGTTACGCCGACACCGTCCCCATGCCCGGCATGGCGCCGGAGGATGAGGTCAACCGCCGCGTCAGCGTTATGCTGCGGGTGAGCAATAAATAA
- the motA gene encoding flagellar motor stator protein MotA, producing the protein MIVIIGSVVVLMSVLGGYVLAGGHIGNLLHISELIIIGGAALGALVVMSPAKVLKDMVHQIMAALKGTPYSKAAYEDLLKALYELFLLARRNGMIALEEHVLNPQTSSIFSKYPSFVNNAEALEFLCSALRPVIDGKIKPDQLKMLMDIELESMEEEHYAPVSVLSKTADAMPGFGIVAAVLGIVITMAAISGPIEEIGHKVAAALVGTFLGILLGYGFLNPLAVNLEFNGQAKAAYLRCIASAVVGFSSGMAPIMAVEMARRGLNSDVKPTAEELEKMLKGVGQTKG; encoded by the coding sequence ATGATTGTCATCATTGGCAGTGTCGTGGTGCTCATGTCGGTGCTGGGCGGTTACGTGCTGGCAGGCGGCCACATTGGCAACCTGCTGCACATCTCCGAGCTGATTATCATCGGGGGCGCGGCGCTGGGGGCCTTGGTGGTCATGTCGCCGGCCAAGGTGCTCAAGGACATGGTGCACCAAATCATGGCGGCATTGAAGGGCACGCCCTATAGCAAGGCGGCGTATGAGGATTTGCTCAAAGCGCTTTATGAGCTGTTTCTCCTGGCCCGCCGCAATGGCATGATTGCCCTGGAAGAGCATGTCCTCAATCCGCAGACCAGCAGCATCTTCTCCAAGTATCCCAGTTTCGTGAACAATGCCGAGGCGCTGGAGTTTTTGTGCAGCGCGTTGCGGCCGGTGATTGATGGCAAGATCAAGCCGGACCAGCTCAAAATGCTCATGGATATTGAACTGGAAAGCATGGAGGAGGAGCATTATGCGCCGGTGAGCGTGTTGAGCAAAACCGCCGATGCCATGCCGGGGTTTGGGATTGTGGCGGCGGTGCTGGGCATTGTCATCACCATGGCGGCCATTTCCGGACCCATTGAAGAGATTGGCCACAAGGTGGCGGCCGCGCTGGTGGGCACTTTTCTGGGCATTCTCCTCGGCTACGGTTTCCTGAATCCCCTGGCGGTCAATCTGGAGTTCAACGGGCAGGCCAAGGCGGCGTATTTGCGGTGCATTGCTTCCGCCGTCGTGGGTTTTTCCAGCGGCATGGCGCCCATCATGGCCGTGGAAATGGCCCGGCGCGGCTTGAACAGCGATGTCAAGCCCACCGCCGAAGAGCTGGAAAAGATGCTCAAAGGCGTGGGCCAGACCAAAGGATAA
- a CDS encoding FliA/WhiG family RNA polymerase sigma factor — protein sequence MNSAPLENTCEPAAPQAAQVTVAELWKRYHQDRTSAEAEEALIQQYLPWVKTVVGRVAMTLPPHVEMEDLYSAGLVGLLNAVRNYDPRSNASFETYARLRIRGAVLDELRKMDWIPRSVHAKARKIQAAIQELEQKLGRLPSEAEVAKALGLSLREYEHWLDEVRPAAFVSLDSAGVLDDADSPPQYESVADSQQETPAQKAARRELAALIAERLEQLPEMQRKVLALYYFEDMRLREIAEVFGLTESRICQIHAQAIMAIKSYLIKREAIPE from the coding sequence ATGAACAGCGCGCCTCTAGAAAATACCTGCGAGCCGGCCGCACCCCAAGCGGCGCAGGTGACGGTGGCCGAGCTTTGGAAGCGCTACCACCAGGACCGCACTTCCGCGGAAGCGGAGGAGGCGTTGATTCAACAGTACCTTCCCTGGGTGAAAACCGTGGTGGGCCGCGTGGCGATGACCCTTCCGCCGCACGTGGAAATGGAAGATTTATACAGCGCCGGCCTGGTGGGGCTGCTCAACGCCGTGCGCAATTACGATCCCCGCTCCAATGCCTCCTTTGAAACCTACGCCCGCCTGCGCATTCGTGGCGCCGTCCTGGATGAATTGCGCAAGATGGACTGGATTCCCCGTTCCGTTCATGCCAAGGCCCGCAAAATCCAGGCGGCCATTCAGGAGCTGGAGCAGAAACTGGGACGGCTGCCGTCCGAGGCGGAAGTGGCCAAAGCGCTGGGCTTGTCCCTGCGGGAATATGAACATTGGCTGGACGAGGTGCGCCCAGCGGCGTTTGTGAGCCTGGATTCCGCCGGGGTGCTGGACGATGCCGACAGCCCGCCGCAATACGAAAGCGTGGCAGACAGCCAGCAGGAAACCCCCGCGCAAAAAGCCGCCCGCCGCGAACTGGCGGCCCTCATCGCGGAGCGGCTGGAGCAGTTGCCGGAAATGCAGCGCAAGGTGCTGGCGCTTTACTATTTTGAGGACATGCGGCTGCGGGAAATTGCGGAGGTGTTTGGCCTGACCGAATCCCGCATCTGCCAGATTCACGCGCAGGCCATCATGGCCATCAAATCCTATTTAATCAAACGGGAAGCGATTCCCGAATGA